In Candidatus Binatia bacterium, one DNA window encodes the following:
- a CDS encoding branched-chain amino acid transaminase encodes MQKTDYIWFDGALVPWDAAQVHVMAHTLHYGFGVFEGIRCYEGTDGRGAIFRLAEHVDRLLGSAHILGIAMPFDRDALRAACIETVRANRLTSCYLRPLVFLGDGEMGLAAVNNPVRVAIAVWPWGAYLGEEGLRRGVRIKTASFQRMHVNTHMTKAKAVGNYVNSILAAVEARRAGYDEAMMLDTDGFVAECSGENLFVVRGGRVRTTPATSILPGITRDAVLTALRDRGVAVSEERFTRDDAYLADEVFMTGTAAEVTPVREIDDRQIGAGRPGPVTQDLQAWYAGVTRGEVPAYRHWLTPV; translated from the coding sequence GTGCAAAAGACCGATTACATCTGGTTCGACGGCGCGCTGGTTCCGTGGGACGCGGCTCAGGTGCATGTCATGGCGCACACCCTGCACTACGGGTTCGGGGTGTTCGAGGGGATCCGGTGTTACGAGGGGACCGACGGACGGGGCGCGATCTTTCGCCTTGCCGAGCACGTCGACCGTTTGTTGGGGTCGGCGCACATCCTCGGGATCGCCATGCCGTTCGATCGCGACGCGCTGAGGGCTGCTTGCATCGAGACGGTGCGGGCGAATCGGTTGACCTCGTGTTACTTGCGACCGCTGGTGTTTCTAGGCGACGGCGAAATGGGGTTAGCGGCGGTTAACAATCCTGTTCGGGTGGCGATCGCGGTGTGGCCCTGGGGGGCGTACCTGGGTGAAGAGGGTCTGCGGCGCGGGGTGCGTATCAAGACGGCGTCGTTTCAGCGCATGCACGTGAACACGCACATGACCAAGGCCAAGGCGGTCGGCAATTATGTGAATTCGATCCTGGCGGCCGTCGAGGCGCGGCGCGCCGGTTATGACGAGGCGATGATGCTCGACACCGACGGCTTTGTGGCCGAGTGCAGCGGAGAGAATTTGTTCGTCGTGCGCGGGGGGCGAGTGCGGACGACGCCGGCGACGTCGATCTTGCCGGGGATAACCCGCGACGCCGTGCTGACGGCGTTGCGCGATCGCGGGGTGGCGGTGAGCGAGGAGCGCTTCACCCGCGACGATGCTTACCTGGCTGACGAGGTGTTCATGACCGGTACGGCGGCGGAGGTGACGCCGGTTCGAGAGATCGACGACCGCCAGATAGGCGCGGGCCGCCCCGGTCCGGTGACGCAGGATTTGCAGGCGTGGTATGCCGGCGTGACGCGCGGCGAGGTCCCGGCGTACCGGCACTGGCTCACCCCCGTATAG
- the glnE gene encoding bifunctional [glutamate--ammonia ligase]-adenylyl-L-tyrosine phosphorylase/[glutamate--ammonia-ligase] adenylyltransferase, producing MEAHDDLLRRFGVDHARLKRASEAIAVVAPEVAGGLPALLAGAADPGLALANWEHLLDETADPAAIVGLTPAERAALFVLFGGSQTLSGHLRAAGKRWVEVFRAALAAQCCPAADHHAALTGAAALPWEAFSEQLRRHCHAAYLRIGLADLLGRYAVETTMGELTELATGLFAAAYDWARRVVCEQFGRLPGGGDGGGQESGFVVLALGKLGGGELNYSSDVDVMYLYESDAVESVGGPRGAIGAREYFTRLAELVTRGLQDVTPAGFAFRVDLRLRPDGINGPIANTVSNAVLYYGSYGQTWERSALIQARPIAGATGLGEAFLREISPFVYRRYLDYATVADMKEMKARVEAQLGGKGGRGNVKLGRGGIREIEFVVQVLQLIHGGRDDRVRRRGSLPTLRCLVEGGYVPEDEGAALVAAYRHLRNVEHKIQIVQQRQTHTVPAGERDQEALARRLGYSGSDAVERFWRDLEGCAAVVRRAFEKLFYEPEAERRRAADPEVLELLNARGSRSEAVEALRRFGFKDPESGYDDLVLLRDGPPGARARAPRRRVLLEVAPALLAAIRRTADPDLALRNLATFVSSVGARTSFLALLRENPGTLRMLVELFGGSQFLANAFIRHPELLDTLVRADLVHVHRAAADLAAEIAETLTAAADEEERFDVLRRFRNQEFLRIGINNMQGLLGPDDVSAELTALAEVCLRAASRLADMDVCARCGLARLSGAVTVLALGKLGGGEINYHSDLDLIFVYDGKESDDLGLSAHECFSRFAQRLITLLQTTTKEGIVYRIDTRLRPSGRSGPLVSALEGFRRYHETSAQIWERQALIKARPVAGDEALGQRVAEIVSAFVYRAPLTAAEVAEMRRLRGRMERELAQETAERFNIKTGRGGLVDVEFVTQMLQLRHGATEPRVRVRGTLVALDALVSAGVLPADDHALLSDGYRFLRRVDNALRLAYDRPVEGLDRKRGELATVARRVGFEGSGADAAEGLWQEYVVRREAIRGCYERWFDEVERGLR from the coding sequence ATGGAGGCGCATGACGACCTTTTGCGGCGCTTCGGCGTCGACCATGCGCGCCTGAAAAGGGCCTCCGAGGCAATAGCGGTGGTGGCGCCCGAGGTCGCCGGCGGGTTGCCGGCGCTGCTTGCCGGGGCTGCCGATCCCGGTCTGGCCCTGGCGAATTGGGAGCACTTGCTGGACGAGACGGCCGACCCGGCAGCGATTGTGGGGCTGACCCCGGCGGAGAGGGCCGCGCTCTTTGTTCTTTTCGGCGGGAGTCAGACGTTATCGGGGCACCTGCGCGCGGCGGGTAAGCGGTGGGTGGAAGTCTTTCGAGCGGCACTCGCGGCGCAATGCTGCCCGGCGGCCGACCATCATGCGGCCCTAACCGGGGCGGCGGCGCTTCCCTGGGAGGCGTTTTCGGAACAGCTCCGGCGGCACTGCCATGCTGCTTACCTGCGCATCGGGCTGGCGGACTTGCTGGGTCGCTACGCGGTCGAGACGACGATGGGCGAGCTGACCGAGTTGGCGACCGGGCTTTTTGCGGCGGCCTACGACTGGGCCCGGCGGGTGGTCTGCGAGCAGTTCGGGCGCTTGCCCGGTGGCGGGGACGGGGGTGGACAGGAATCCGGCTTTGTGGTGCTGGCACTGGGCAAGCTTGGCGGCGGGGAGCTGAACTACAGCTCCGATGTCGACGTGATGTATCTTTACGAGTCGGACGCGGTCGAGAGTGTGGGCGGGCCTCGCGGTGCGATCGGGGCACGTGAATACTTCACGCGCCTGGCGGAGTTGGTGACTCGCGGGTTGCAAGATGTAACCCCTGCGGGGTTCGCATTTCGGGTCGATTTACGCCTGCGCCCCGACGGTATCAATGGTCCGATCGCCAACACGGTGAGCAACGCGGTACTTTACTACGGGTCGTACGGCCAGACCTGGGAGCGCAGTGCCCTGATTCAGGCGCGACCGATCGCCGGGGCGACGGGTTTGGGCGAGGCGTTCCTGCGGGAGATCAGTCCGTTCGTGTACCGGCGTTATCTCGACTACGCCACCGTCGCGGACATGAAGGAGATGAAGGCGCGGGTGGAGGCGCAGCTCGGCGGTAAGGGTGGTCGAGGCAACGTCAAGCTTGGTCGTGGCGGCATCCGGGAGATCGAGTTCGTCGTCCAGGTGCTGCAACTCATCCACGGCGGACGAGACGACCGTGTGCGTCGGCGGGGATCGCTGCCGACGCTGCGTTGCCTGGTCGAGGGCGGCTATGTGCCGGAGGACGAAGGGGCTGCGCTGGTGGCGGCGTACCGGCACCTGCGCAACGTCGAGCACAAGATCCAGATAGTTCAGCAACGGCAGACGCACACGGTGCCAGCGGGGGAGCGCGACCAGGAGGCGCTGGCAAGGCGTCTGGGGTACTCCGGTAGCGACGCAGTGGAGCGTTTCTGGCGGGATCTCGAGGGCTGCGCCGCGGTTGTCCGCCGCGCCTTCGAGAAGCTCTTTTACGAACCCGAGGCGGAGCGGCGGCGCGCGGCAGACCCGGAGGTGCTGGAGCTGCTCAACGCGAGAGGGAGCCGGTCGGAGGCGGTCGAGGCGTTGCGCCGTTTCGGGTTCAAGGACCCGGAATCGGGTTACGACGACCTGGTCTTGCTGCGCGACGGGCCGCCGGGGGCGCGAGCGCGGGCGCCGCGACGGCGTGTGCTGCTCGAGGTGGCGCCGGCGTTGCTTGCCGCCATCAGGAGGACGGCGGACCCGGATCTGGCGTTGCGTAATCTGGCGACCTTTGTGTCGTCGGTGGGAGCGCGCACCAGTTTTCTTGCGCTGCTGAGAGAGAATCCGGGAACGCTGCGGATGCTCGTCGAGCTCTTCGGTGGCAGTCAGTTTCTGGCGAATGCCTTCATTCGTCACCCGGAGTTGCTCGACACGCTGGTGCGGGCCGACCTTGTGCACGTACACCGCGCGGCGGCAGACCTGGCGGCGGAGATCGCCGAGACTCTGACTGCCGCTGCGGACGAGGAGGAGCGCTTCGATGTCTTGCGCCGGTTCCGTAATCAGGAGTTCCTGCGCATCGGCATCAACAACATGCAGGGGCTGCTGGGTCCCGACGATGTGAGTGCCGAGCTGACCGCGCTGGCCGAGGTGTGTTTGCGGGCCGCCAGCCGGCTGGCGGACATGGATGTATGCGCCCGCTGCGGGCTCGCGCGCCTGTCGGGGGCCGTGACGGTGCTGGCGCTGGGCAAGCTCGGAGGCGGAGAGATCAATTACCATTCCGACCTTGACCTGATTTTCGTGTACGACGGGAAGGAGTCGGACGATCTCGGATTGTCGGCGCACGAGTGTTTCAGTCGTTTTGCGCAGAGGCTGATCACGTTGCTGCAGACGACGACGAAGGAGGGGATAGTCTATCGGATAGATACCCGGTTGCGGCCGTCCGGACGTTCGGGGCCATTGGTGTCGGCGTTGGAAGGTTTCCGCCGTTATCACGAGACCAGTGCGCAGATCTGGGAGCGGCAGGCGCTGATCAAGGCGCGCCCGGTGGCCGGCGACGAGGCCCTGGGGCAGCGGGTGGCTGAGATCGTTTCGGCGTTCGTGTACCGTGCTCCCCTGACTGCCGCCGAGGTGGCTGAGATGCGGCGTCTGCGCGGCCGGATGGAACGTGAGCTGGCCCAGGAGACCGCGGAGCGGTTCAACATCAAGACCGGACGCGGCGGTCTCGTGGATGTGGAGTTTGTGACGCAGATGCTGCAACTGCGTCATGGGGCGACGGAACCGCGGGTGCGGGTACGGGGTACGCTCGTGGCGCTGGACGCTCTGGTTTCCGCTGGCGTGTTGCCGGCGGACGACCACGCACTGCTGTCCGACGGTTACCGGTTCCTGCGGCGGGTCGATAACGCGTTGCGCCTGGCCTACGACCGGCCGGTCGAGGGGCTGGACCGCAAGCGGGGCGAGTTGGCGACTGTCGCCAGGCGGGTTGGTTTCGAAGGAAGCGGAGCGGATGCCGCCGAGGGGTTATGGCAGGAGTACGTCGTGCGCCGCGAGGCCATACGCGGGTGCTACGAGCGGTGGTTCGACGAGGTCGAACGTGGGCTGCGTTGA
- the trmFO gene encoding methylenetetrahydrofolate--tRNA-(uracil(54)-C(5))-methyltransferase (FADH(2)-oxidizing) TrmFO has product MTGAPVIVVGGGLAGSEAAWQVARRGIPVRLYEMRPGRGTEAHRSDRLAELVCSNSFRSASLDAAVGLLKAEMRQLGSLIMAVAERTTVPAGGALAVDRERFAAAVTAAIDENPSIDVVREEVTEPPEGLAIVATGPLTSPRLSHCLQELCGEEHLYFYDAIAPIVTADSIDRDLVFPASRYGKGGDDYLNCPMTRDEYYAFVDAVRAAETVAARDFERCVYFEGCMPIEEMARRGRDTLAFGPMRPVGLIDPRRGTQPFAVVQLRPDNHERTLYNLVGFQTKMTYPEQRRVLRTIPGLERAEFVRLGSLHRNTFVNAPRVLLPTLQLRSRPSVFLAGQLVGVEGYVESAAAGLLAGINAARLRYGLAPTVPPRTTAMGSLLDYVTDRRRHDLQPMNANYGLFPPLDGREKGRARRAGLAARAQEHFAAWCAECAGGDPAVLRGAGGSTAVVSL; this is encoded by the coding sequence GTGACGGGCGCCCCGGTTATCGTCGTCGGGGGCGGTCTGGCCGGGAGCGAAGCCGCCTGGCAGGTGGCGCGCCGCGGGATACCGGTGCGGTTGTACGAGATGCGACCGGGGCGCGGTACCGAGGCGCACCGCTCCGATCGTCTTGCCGAGCTGGTGTGTTCCAATTCGTTTCGCAGTGCGTCGCTCGATGCCGCGGTCGGCCTGCTCAAGGCGGAGATGAGGCAACTCGGGTCGCTGATTATGGCGGTGGCGGAACGTACCACGGTGCCGGCGGGAGGAGCACTGGCCGTGGACCGGGAGCGCTTTGCGGCGGCGGTGACCGCGGCCATAGACGAGAATCCTTCCATCGATGTGGTGCGGGAGGAGGTCACGGAGCCGCCGGAGGGTCTCGCCATCGTCGCGACCGGGCCGCTGACGTCACCGCGGTTGTCGCACTGCCTGCAAGAGCTGTGCGGCGAGGAGCATCTGTATTTCTACGACGCGATCGCGCCGATCGTGACAGCCGACTCGATCGATCGCGACCTGGTGTTTCCGGCCTCGCGGTACGGAAAGGGGGGCGACGACTATTTGAACTGTCCGATGACGCGCGACGAGTACTATGCCTTTGTTGACGCAGTGCGCGCGGCGGAGACGGTGGCGGCGCGCGATTTCGAGCGCTGCGTCTACTTCGAGGGCTGCATGCCGATCGAGGAGATGGCTCGCCGCGGAAGGGACACCCTGGCGTTTGGGCCGATGCGGCCGGTCGGGCTGATCGACCCGCGCCGCGGTACGCAACCGTTTGCGGTCGTGCAACTGCGTCCGGACAACCACGAGCGAACGTTGTACAACCTGGTCGGTTTTCAGACCAAGATGACCTATCCGGAGCAACGCCGAGTGCTGCGGACCATACCGGGTCTCGAACGGGCCGAGTTCGTTCGTCTGGGGAGTCTGCACCGTAACACGTTTGTGAATGCGCCGCGGGTGCTGTTGCCGACGTTGCAGCTGCGTTCGCGTCCGTCGGTATTTCTGGCCGGGCAACTGGTGGGTGTCGAGGGGTACGTGGAGTCGGCGGCGGCGGGGTTGCTGGCGGGGATCAACGCGGCCCGGTTGCGTTACGGGCTGGCCCCAACCGTCCCGCCGAGGACAACGGCGATGGGATCGTTGCTCGACTACGTAACCGACAGGCGCCGGCACGATCTGCAGCCCATGAACGCCAATTACGGATTGTTCCCGCCTCTGGACGGGCGCGAGAAGGGGCGGGCCCGGCGGGCTGGCCTGGCGGCGCGTGCGCAGGAGCATTTCGCGGCGTGGTGTGCCGAGTGTGCCGGTGGCGATCCGGCGGTGCTCCGGGGGGCCGGCGGCTCCACGGCGGTGGTGTCGTTGTGA
- the topA gene encoding type I DNA topoisomerase, producing MAKNLVIVESPAKAKTLQKYLGKEFEVKASVGHVKDLPKSRLGVDIDNGFEPEYEVMHGKKKVIAEIKSAAKGKDNIYLAPDPDREGEAIAWHIAEELGTARGKIHRVLFNEITRRSVAEAIEKPTTLDRHLYDAQQTRRILDRLVGYQISPILWDKVRRGLSAGRVQSVAVRLICEREKEIRAFTAKEYWSIAAKVEGETPPPFSARLLRIGENKLDPEKFRIENQAAADALVARLWGVPFVVSRVERKERRRFPTPPFITSRLQQEASRKLGFQPSRTMRIAQRLYEGVELGEQGAVGLITYMRTDSTRSAPEALQEARGFVAARFGKEYLPAEPIQYTGKKGAQDAHEAIRPTSMDNPPERVVSFLSKEELALYTLIWNRFIASQMVPAVFDQTSVDIAAADTLFRATGQIMKFDGFIRVYTEGRDDERAEEDDDEAERQLPPLREGEVLRLHDLLPEQHFTQPPPRYTQATLIKALEENGIGRPSTYASIMGTILNKEYVVEDKSRRLRPTELGLLVTDLLLKAFADILNVEFTAKMEEDLDRVEEGAEPWREAMQKFYAPFKQDLDTAKEKMPDVKRAGQPTEIPCEQCGAKMVIKWGRNGEFLACPNYPKCKNTKNFSRDDEGGIRIDEPEVLDEKCDACGKPLQVRFGRYGKFLGCSGYPECKTVRSLVRPKPTGVACPDCKQGEIMEKQSRGGKTFYGCGRYPECKFATWDRPVPEPCPLCAAPFVVEKTTKRYGTVRRCLSEGCAYQETVAEPQAEAV from the coding sequence ATGGCAAAGAACCTGGTTATCGTCGAATCGCCGGCCAAGGCGAAGACGTTGCAGAAGTATCTGGGCAAGGAATTCGAAGTGAAGGCCTCGGTGGGGCACGTCAAGGACCTGCCGAAGAGCCGGCTGGGCGTCGACATCGACAACGGCTTCGAGCCCGAGTACGAGGTCATGCACGGCAAGAAGAAGGTGATTGCAGAGATCAAATCCGCCGCCAAAGGGAAGGACAACATCTACCTGGCGCCCGACCCGGACCGCGAAGGCGAAGCGATCGCCTGGCACATCGCGGAGGAACTCGGAACGGCGCGCGGCAAGATTCACCGGGTGCTGTTCAACGAGATCACCCGGCGATCGGTTGCCGAGGCGATCGAAAAACCGACCACACTGGACCGCCACCTCTACGATGCGCAGCAAACGCGTCGTATCCTGGACCGACTGGTCGGCTACCAGATCAGTCCGATCCTCTGGGACAAGGTGCGCCGCGGCCTTTCCGCCGGCCGTGTGCAGTCGGTCGCGGTGCGTCTGATTTGCGAGCGCGAGAAGGAGATCCGGGCCTTTACGGCCAAGGAGTACTGGTCGATAGCGGCGAAGGTCGAGGGCGAGACGCCGCCGCCGTTCAGTGCGCGGCTGCTGCGGATCGGAGAAAACAAGCTCGATCCCGAGAAGTTCCGTATCGAGAACCAGGCAGCGGCGGACGCGCTGGTGGCGCGTTTGTGGGGCGTGCCGTTCGTCGTCAGCCGCGTCGAGCGCAAGGAACGCCGGCGCTTTCCGACGCCGCCGTTCATCACGTCGCGTTTGCAGCAGGAGGCGTCGCGGAAGCTCGGGTTTCAGCCCAGTCGCACCATGCGGATCGCGCAGCGCCTTTACGAGGGCGTCGAGCTCGGTGAGCAGGGAGCCGTGGGTCTGATCACCTATATGCGAACCGACTCGACCCGGAGCGCGCCGGAAGCGTTGCAGGAGGCGCGCGGCTTTGTCGCGGCGCGCTTTGGCAAGGAATACCTGCCGGCCGAGCCCATCCAGTACACGGGCAAGAAGGGTGCGCAGGATGCCCACGAGGCGATCCGGCCGACTTCGATGGACAATCCCCCGGAGCGCGTCGTGTCATTCCTCAGCAAGGAGGAGCTCGCGCTGTATACCCTCATCTGGAATCGCTTCATCGCGAGTCAGATGGTTCCGGCGGTGTTCGACCAGACGAGCGTCGACATCGCCGCGGCGGACACGCTGTTCCGGGCCACCGGCCAGATCATGAAGTTCGACGGGTTCATCCGGGTCTACACCGAGGGGCGAGACGACGAGCGTGCGGAGGAGGACGACGACGAGGCGGAGCGCCAGTTGCCGCCGTTGCGGGAGGGCGAGGTGTTGCGCCTGCACGACCTGCTGCCGGAGCAGCACTTCACGCAACCGCCGCCGCGCTACACCCAGGCGACGCTGATCAAGGCGCTGGAGGAGAACGGCATCGGGCGGCCGTCGACGTACGCGTCGATCATGGGCACCATTCTCAACAAGGAGTACGTCGTCGAGGACAAATCGCGGCGGCTGCGGCCTACCGAGCTTGGCCTGCTGGTGACCGATCTGTTGCTCAAGGCGTTTGCGGACATTCTGAACGTAGAATTCACGGCGAAGATGGAAGAGGACCTCGACCGGGTCGAAGAGGGCGCGGAGCCGTGGCGCGAGGCGATGCAGAAGTTCTACGCGCCGTTCAAGCAGGACCTCGACACGGCGAAAGAGAAGATGCCCGACGTCAAGCGGGCGGGCCAGCCGACCGAAATCCCCTGCGAGCAGTGCGGGGCGAAGATGGTCATCAAGTGGGGGCGCAACGGCGAGTTCCTCGCCTGTCCCAACTACCCGAAGTGCAAGAACACGAAGAACTTCTCTCGCGACGACGAGGGCGGGATCAGGATCGACGAGCCTGAGGTGCTCGACGAGAAATGCGATGCGTGTGGCAAGCCTTTGCAGGTGCGCTTCGGGCGGTACGGGAAATTCCTCGGTTGTTCCGGCTATCCGGAGTGCAAGACCGTGCGGTCGCTGGTGCGTCCGAAGCCGACCGGGGTCGCCTGCCCGGACTGCAAGCAGGGCGAGATCATGGAGAAGCAGTCGCGAGGCGGCAAGACGTTCTACGGTTGCGGGCGCTACCCGGAGTGCAAGTTTGCCACCTGGGACCGGCCCGTGCCGGAGCCGTGCCCGCTGTGTGCGGCGCCGTTCGTGGTGGAAAAGACGACGAAGCGTTACGGGACTGTCCGGCGGTGTCTCTCGGAGGGGTGTGCGTATCAGGAGACTGTGGCGGAGCCGCAGGCGGAGGCGGTGTGA
- the dprA gene encoding DNA-processing protein DprA — MSGGRYEASAARRDEWRDWLALRMVRGVGPVVYQGLLRAFREPAAVFGASVHALECAGVRPEVARAIRGFRDWTAVDEQVSRVIRCGAHVLTWNDAAYPSLLRRIHDPPPVLFVRGAIEAADAPAVAIVGSRRASSYALRVSRDLSAGLVRCGLTVVSGLARGVDAVAHASALEAGGRTIAVLGCGVDVVYPSEHHALFRSIGRQGAIVSELWMGTQPEAEHFPARNRIISGVSLGIVVVEAGERSGSLITAGFAAEQGRDVFAVPGLVGAHTRGTHRLLREGAKLTERAEDVVEELMPHLVTPDAVPAPALPPEEAAIRVALGDEVVQVDTLIGRCGLAPAAVLQGLLSLELRGIVEQLPGKRFVVRTGGAARRTTRE; from the coding sequence ATGAGTGGTGGCAGGTACGAAGCGAGTGCGGCGCGGCGCGACGAGTGGCGGGATTGGCTGGCATTGCGCATGGTGCGGGGGGTGGGGCCGGTGGTGTACCAGGGATTGCTGCGGGCGTTTCGCGAGCCGGCGGCCGTGTTCGGCGCCAGCGTGCACGCGCTCGAATGCGCCGGGGTGCGGCCCGAGGTGGCGCGGGCGATTCGGGGATTTCGCGACTGGACGGCGGTCGACGAGCAGGTAAGCCGGGTCATCCGTTGTGGGGCGCACGTGCTGACGTGGAACGACGCGGCTTATCCGTCGCTGTTGCGGCGCATCCACGATCCGCCGCCGGTGCTGTTCGTGCGTGGCGCCATCGAGGCGGCCGACGCGCCGGCCGTGGCTATTGTCGGTTCGCGGCGCGCCAGTTCGTATGCCCTGCGCGTGAGCCGCGACCTCAGCGCCGGGTTGGTTCGCTGCGGACTCACGGTGGTGAGCGGTCTGGCGCGGGGCGTCGATGCGGTGGCGCACGCCAGTGCGCTGGAGGCTGGCGGCCGCACGATTGCGGTGCTTGGTTGTGGAGTTGACGTCGTTTACCCGAGCGAACATCATGCGTTATTCCGATCGATCGGACGGCAGGGGGCTATCGTGAGCGAGCTGTGGATGGGAACGCAGCCGGAGGCGGAACATTTCCCGGCGCGCAACCGCATAATAAGCGGTGTGTCGCTCGGCATCGTGGTCGTCGAGGCGGGCGAGCGTAGCGGGTCGCTGATTACGGCCGGATTTGCCGCCGAGCAGGGGCGCGACGTGTTTGCGGTGCCGGGGCTTGTCGGGGCGCACACGCGTGGTACCCATCGTCTGCTGCGCGAGGGAGCGAAGTTGACAGAGCGGGCCGAAGATGTAGTCGAGGAGCTGATGCCCCACCTGGTGACCCCGGACGCCGTGCCGGCCCCGGCTCTGCCGCCGGAGGAAGCGGCGATTCGCGTGGCGCTGGGTGACGAGGTGGTGCAGGTGGATACTCTGATCGGGCGCTGCGGATTGGCTCCGGCCGCGGTGCTGCAGGGTTTGTTGTCGTTGGAACTAAGGGGGATCGTGGAGCAGTTGCCGGGCAAGCGGTTCGTCGTGCGGACGGGGGGAGCGGCACGGCGAACGACACGGGAATGA
- a CDS encoding YifB family Mg chelatase-like AAA ATPase, whose amino-acid sequence MLATALSSAVHGIDALLVEVEVDIGGGLPGMAIVGLPETAVKESKDRVRSALRNAGYGSLERRATVNLAPADVRKDGCAFDLPIALGVLAAEGLVPQAALHKHVVLGELSLDGRVKPVRGALPIAAMTEHRRLAGVLLPPENVREAAVVQGIAVRPVATLADAVDFLRGERDIAPVHVDLGSVFAPNGHHDLDFSDVKGQEHVKRAIEVAAGGGHNVIMVGPPGSGKTMLAKRLPTILPAFTLAEALETTRIHSVMGLMDDRALVTARPFRAPHHTISDAGLIGGGALPKPGEVSLAHHGVLFLDELPEFRKNVLEVLRQPLEEMRITISRAVGSMTFPANVMLVAAMNPCPCGYHGDAQKECSCSPVQIQRYRARISGPLLDRIDIQIEVPAVRYRELTARDPSESSAAIRARVDRARAVQLARFHGRTIFCNAQMHPRDLRRYCTPQPDAETLLENAMTRLALSARAYTRILKVARTIADLDGIDTVGTAQVAEAIQYRGLDRAFH is encoded by the coding sequence GTGCTGGCGACGGCACTTTCGAGTGCGGTGCACGGGATCGACGCGTTGCTCGTCGAGGTGGAGGTAGACATCGGCGGCGGTCTGCCGGGGATGGCCATCGTCGGCCTCCCGGAAACCGCCGTCAAGGAGAGCAAAGACCGCGTCCGCTCCGCCCTGCGCAACGCCGGCTACGGAAGCCTCGAGCGGCGCGCGACCGTCAACCTGGCCCCGGCCGACGTCCGTAAGGACGGCTGCGCCTTCGATCTGCCCATCGCGCTCGGCGTCCTCGCGGCCGAGGGACTTGTCCCGCAGGCGGCCCTCCACAAACACGTCGTTCTCGGCGAGCTTTCGCTTGACGGGCGGGTCAAGCCCGTCCGCGGCGCGCTTCCCATTGCCGCCATGACCGAGCACCGCCGCCTCGCCGGCGTCTTGCTGCCGCCGGAAAACGTCCGCGAGGCCGCGGTGGTCCAGGGCATCGCCGTGCGCCCCGTCGCCACACTCGCCGACGCCGTCGACTTCCTGCGCGGCGAGCGCGACATCGCCCCGGTTCACGTCGACCTGGGGAGCGTCTTTGCTCCGAACGGGCACCACGACCTGGATTTCTCCGACGTGAAAGGGCAGGAGCACGTCAAGCGCGCCATCGAGGTGGCCGCCGGCGGCGGTCACAACGTCATCATGGTCGGACCGCCGGGCTCGGGGAAGACCATGCTGGCCAAGCGCCTGCCCACCATCCTGCCCGCGTTCACCCTCGCCGAAGCCCTCGAGACCACACGTATCCACAGCGTCATGGGGTTGATGGACGACCGCGCCCTGGTGACGGCGCGGCCGTTTCGGGCACCGCACCATACAATCAGCGACGCCGGCCTGATCGGCGGCGGCGCTCTGCCGAAGCCCGGCGAAGTCAGCCTCGCCCATCACGGCGTCCTCTTCCTCGACGAGCTACCCGAGTTTAGAAAGAACGTCCTCGAAGTCCTGCGCCAGCCGCTCGAAGAGATGCGCATCACCATCTCGCGGGCCGTCGGTTCCATGACCTTCCCCGCCAACGTCATGCTGGTGGCGGCGATGAACCCCTGCCCGTGCGGCTACCACGGCGACGCCCAGAAGGAATGCTCGTGCAGCCCCGTACAGATTCAGCGCTACCGGGCCCGCATCTCGGGGCCGCTGCTCGACCGCATCGACATCCAGATCGAAGTCCCCGCGGTACGCTACCGGGAGCTCACCGCCCGCGACCCGAGCGAATCGTCGGCGGCGATCCGCGCCCGCGTCGACCGCGCCCGCGCCGTGCAACTGGCGCGCTTCCACGGCCGCACCATCTTCTGCAACGCCCAGATGCACCCGCGCGACCTGCGCCGCTACTGCACCCCGCAACCCGACGCCGAGACCCTGCTCGAAAACGCCATGACCAGACTCGCCCTCAGCGCCCGCGCCTACACCCGCATCCTCAAAGTGGCGCGCACCATCGCCGACCTCGACGGCATCGACACCGTCGGCACCGCCCAGGTCGCCGAGGCCATCCAGTACCGCGGCCTCGACCGCGCGTTTCACTGA